The following nucleotide sequence is from uncultured Draconibacterium sp..
TGTGTTTTTATAATCTTAAACTCTTTCGGAAACTTAGGTTTTTTGGTGTCGGTGGCTTTTTCCTCGCTCGAATTTAAATCGCGAACAACTTCTTCCACTTTGCGAACCGAAAGCCCGTGTTTTATAATCTGCTCGAAGATCATAATTTGCGTATCGGCATCGTCGATATTGATAATGGCCCGTGCATGACCCATTGATATTTCTTTGTCGATCAATCCTTTTTGTACAATTGCCGGAAGTTTTAACAAACGCAGGTAGTTGGCAATGGTAGAGCGTTTTTTTCCAACCCGGCCACTCAATTCTTCCTGGGTGTATTCCAGTTCTTCCATCAGGCGTTGGTAGCTGAGTGCAATTTCGATGGAGTCGAGATCTTCGCGCTGAATGTTTTCAACCAGCGCCATCTCCAGCATACCATCGTCTTTGGCCTTGCGCACATAAGCCGGTATTTTATTCAGACCTGCTAGTTGCGATGCCCTGAAACGGCGTTCTCCGGCAATAATCTGATATTTGTCGTCGCTAACTTTTCGTAAGGTAATTGGCTGTATCAACCCAATTTCTTTGATAGAGGCCGAAAGTTCCTGTAGTGCCTCTTCATCGAATTTCGAGCGGGGTTGGAAAGGATTTGCTTCAATCTTGCTTAATTCAATTTCATCCAGTCCGGCGCCTTGCTGCATTTTTTCAGCATCGTCGATAAGTGCGCCTAATCCTCTTCCAAGTGCATTCCTTTTTGCCATCATACTTACTTAAGGGTGTTTAATTTATAACAACATTGTCTTTCGACATTTTAGTCATGGCATTGCGCTGTAATATTTCGCGCGCCAGGTTCATGTGGTTTATCGCTCCTTTCGAGCTGGCATCGTAAAGTACCACCGGTTTTCCGTAGCTTGGTGCTTCACTTAATTTTACGTTACGCTGAATTACGGTGTCGAAAACCATTTCCTGGAAGTGGTGTTTTACCTCTTCTAAAACCTGGTTCGACAGGTTTAAACGGCCATCGTACATAGTGAGCAGGAATCCTTCGATACTCAATTCCGGATTCAATCGGTTTTGAATGATTTTGATGGTATTCAAAAGTTTTCCAAGTCCTTCCAATGCAAAATATTCGCACTGAACAGGAATAATTACCGAATCAGACGCAGTAAGGGCATTTACAGTAATCAATCCCAATGATGGTGAGCAATCGATAAAAATAAAATCGTATTTGTCTTTTAAGGTTTCCAATGCTGATTTTAGTACTTTCTCGCGGTTAGGCAGATTTAGCATTTCAATTTCAGCACCCACCAAATCGATGTGAGAAGGAATTAAATCGAGGTTGTCGATTCCGGTGTGTAAAACCGCTTTTTCGGCTTCAATCTCATTTACAATACATTCGTAAATGCTCGACTGTACATTCCTTAAATCGAAACCCAGTCCCGAGGTTGCATTTGCCTGTGGATCGGCGTCAATAATCAGCACTTTTTGTTCAAGTACTGCAAGACTTGCAGCCAGATTAATTGTTGTGGTTGTTTTACCAACTCCCCCTTTCTGGTTTGCTAACGAAATTATTTTTCCCATTTATAGCGTCTTTTTTATTCTTGAGCGGTTTCAAAGTTAATAATTTACCAATAACCAAAGTTAAATTTTAAGGCTGGCAAAGGGGATAATTTAGTAAGCACTTGGGTTTGAACAGAAAAGCGATTAAATTTTTTGAGATTTCATCTCTTTTTTCAGCTGCGTTTGATCAATTGGAACAACCCCAACTTTCTCGCAAACCAATCCTCCTGCCAGGTTCGACATGAGTGCCATTATTTTGGGTGGAAGCCCTGCTGCCATTGCCAAACTGGCTACTCCAATAACTGTGTCGCCGGCGCCTGAAACATCAGCAATATCGCGAATTGCAACCGGATAATACTGTTCTTTTACTCCGTTGCTGATAAAAACGCCCAGTTCTGAAAGTGTTATAAAAATCAGCTTCAATTGCATTTCCTTTTTAAAGGTCTCAGCAGCTTCTTTCAGGCTTTCCAAATCGCCTTTCAGCAGTGGTAATCCGGTGCCGTCAACAAACTCCTTGAAGTTGGGTTTGAAGAGCGAAACATTCTTGTAATTTCTAAAGTTTCGTTTCTTCGGGTCAACAGCCGTTGGAATGCCTTTTTCCCGCGCCAAATCGTTAATGGTTTTGAACAGATTTGGTGTAACCACTCCTTTGTCGTAGTCAACAAATACAATTACATCAACAGGGTTTGATTCAATTTCAGTTTTAATTGCGTTTATCAGTTTCGCTTCCATTTCGGCAGAAATGTATTCAATCGATTCTTCATCAACGCGAACAATTTGTTTTCCTGAACTGATAATCCGGTTTTTTACCGTTGTGTTTCTTGTGGGATCGATAAAAATTCCTTCGGCAGAAACATTACGTTTTTCTAAAAGGTTCTGAAACTCCTTTCCGTTATCGTCGTCGCCAACCACTGCAAATAAAATTGGTGTAGCACCCAAAGCCTGAATATTGCGCGACACATTTGCCGCACCTCCAAGACGGTTTTCGCGTGTTGTAACGGATACGATTGGTACCGGAGCCTCAGGTGATAAGCGATCAACTTTTCCCCAAAGATAGGTGTCAACCATTGCGTCGCCAATTACTATGGCTCGCATTTTTGAAAATCGTTCGAATATTTCGTTTACTTCTGCTTTGTTCACACAACGATGTTAAGGCCACAAAACTAAGAAAAAAACTAGGGTAGAAAAATGCCAAAACGCAAAACTTATTATGTTTTTTAAGACATTTTCAACTTATGCAGGGTCAACATCGATGTTGAAAACGCAACTGCTGTTGGCCGAGAGATGTTTAACGGCTTTAACTGCGGCAGTAATTTCTTTTTTTACCAAATCAAGGTTAAGTTTTCGATCAATCTTTATCCAAATCTCTTTGTGGTGCCACAATTGAATGCGACTGATTAATGGATATTCAGGCCCCATAACCAATAATTGTTTGTGTTTTCGCAGCTGTTGTGCCAGTTGGTTGGCAGCGCGGTCAACGGTTTGAACATTTTTGTGTTTTATCACAATTTTTACCAACCGGTAAAAGGGCGGGTATTTAAAAAGCTGGCGTTCTTCAAATTGCTCTTTTAAGGTTGCCTGGTAGTTTTGCTCGCGAATCAACTCAATAAGTGGGTGATCGGGTTGCGAGGTTTGAATAACCACTTTTCCTTGTTTATGTTTTCGCCCGGCACGGCCCGCCACCTGCGAAATTAGTTGGTAAGCACGTTCGTGTGCCCTAAAATCGGGGAAATTGATAAGGTTGTCGGCATTTAAAATTCCTACAACACTCACATGTTCAAAGTCCAGTCCTTTGGTTACCATTTGTGTTCCAACAAGGATGTTTGTTTTGCGCTCTTCCAGGTTCTTAACAATTTTGGCAAATGCATTTTTCGATTGCGTGGTGTCCAAATCCATGCGTGCAATTCGTGCATTTCGGAACAGCGATTTCAGCTCGTCCTCAATCTTCTCGGTTCCGTAACCACGCGTTTTTAACTCGGGCGAACCGCAATTATCACATTTGTCGGGAAGCTGATAGCTGAATCCGCAGTAGTGGCAACTCAATCTTCGTTTGTATTTGTGGTAGGTGAGACTTACATCGCAATTACGGCATTTGGGAATATCGCCGCAGGTAAAACATTCAACGTAAGGCGAATATCCACGCCGGTTTTGAAAAAGAATAACCTGCTCGTTTTTCTCCAGCGCCGTTTCCATCATTTCGAAAAGCTCGGGCGTTAAAAACGAGCGCATTTGTTTGCGTTTGTAGGCGCGTTTTATGTCGGCAACCATAATTTCGGGAAGCTCCATTTCGGAGTGGCGCTTCGTTAGGTTTACCAGGCCGTATTTGTTTTTTAATGCGTTGTAATACGACTCGAACGAAGGTGTTGCCGAACCCAATAAAACTTTTGCATCGTTTTGGTAACCCAATACCACGGCCATGTCGCGGGCGTTGTAGCGCGGTGCCGGATCAAACTGTTTAAAGGAGTTTTCATGCTCCTCGTCAACTATTACAATTCCCAGTTTTGAAAATGGCAAGAACACTGCTGAACGTGCACCCAAAACTACCTGGTAACCTTCTTTGGGAGTATCGTTGAATTGCAACACTTTCTCCCAAATTTCCACACGTTCCTGGCTGTTTAGTTTCGAGTGGTAAATACCCACTTTGTTGCCAAATACGTTTTTCAGTCGTTTTACAATTTGCGTTGTAAGTGCAATTTCAGGGACAAGGTATAATGCCTGTCTTCCGGTTTTAATTATCTCATCGATTAGATGGATGTAAATTTCGGTTTTTCCGCTGGCCGTAATTCCGTGAATCAATGTAACCTGCTGCGTTTCGAAACTGGTTTTTATTTCCTCGTATGCCTTTGCCTGATGTTTGTTCAGCAGGTTAATGCTCACCTGCTCTATTTTTTCTTCTTCCAGCCGCGAGACTTGTTTATGGTGTTCTGTTAGAATTTTCTTCTTTACCAGTTCTTTCACCAAATTACCCGAAAAAGCAGTGCCGGACAGTAATTCTTTTTTGGGTATTTCAGTTATCTGTTCATCGGAAAAAACATTGGTGATGGCGCAAAAATGAAAAAGCAATTCCTGCTGTTTTTTTGCACGTTTTAGTGATTCTGCCTTTTCCTGAAGCATTTTTTCGGAAGAAATGCTTCCGTGTAGTTTTATGAAAGACTCGGTTTTTGGTTTGTACTTACTGCTGATTTTTTCCTCGGCATAAACCACCTTTTTATCCAACAAAGAGCGCAATGCCTGGTACGAAAATTCGGTTCCCAGTTTGTGCTCAATATCCGAAAGTTGCGAGACATCTTCCTGCAACTGCCGGATAATTAATTCTTCTTTCGGAGTCAGGTTTACCGGTTCGTCAACTCCTGTTAAAAACAGTTTCGATTTGCTTTCAAGTTTTAAGCCGGTTGGCAGTGCTGCCCGGAATACGTCGCCAAGCGTGCAGCAATAATATTGCGACAGCCATTGCCAAAGTTTAAAGTTTACCGGAAAAATTATGGGATGTTCATCAAGGATTTCAAGCACTTCTTTCACCTCAATATCTTCCGGTTTTTTATCCGAAAGCGAGATAACCAAAGCCGCATACAATTTCTTTTTGCCAAACTGCACAATTACCCGTTTCCCCGTAGCAATCTCGTTTGCAAGCAATGCCGGTACTTGGTAGGTAAAGCTATCGTGCAACGACAGTGGTAATATTACTTGTGCAAAAAGTTCAGGCATAAAAAATGTTTGCCTAAAAGTACTCGAAATTATGGAATGCGCTTTAAAATCTTAATCGAAGTTGGCGTGGATCCATTTTTCCACATCTTCCATTAGCCAGTTTGGTGTTGAGGTAGCTCCGCAAATACCCACCGACTTAACACCATCAAACCATTCCTTCTTAATTTCCTCAAGATTTGAAATGAAATACGAATCGTCGTTTACTTCTTTGCAAATGGTGTACAGGTATTGTCCGTTGGAGCTTTTTCGCCCGGCAACAAAAAGGATCATATCAAAACGCTCGGCAAACTTTTTCAGGTTAGGCACCCGGTTTGAAACTTGTCGGCAAATGGTATCTTTTATTTCTACCGGAACCCCGGGATCGGTAGTTTCGTGCACTTTTTTGGCAATTGCATGAAAATCTTCAATTCGCTTGGTAGTTTGCGAGTAAAGCGAAACCGGACGGCTTTTATCGATTTTATCCACATCAGCAATGCTTTCAATAATAATTGCATTGTGGTTTGTTTGCCCGTTAAGCCCTTCAATTTCGGCATGTCCTTTTTTACCGTAAATAACCACTTGTCCTTCAATTTGCGAATGTTTGGAATACGAACTTTTTACTTTCTCCTGTAGCGTTAAAACTACCGGGCAAGTTGCATCAATCAGTTCTACATTGTTGGCTTTGGCATATTCGTAAGTTTCCGGTGGCTCGCCGTGGGCACGTATTAAAACCTTGCAATTGCTGAGGGTAAAAAACTCCTCCTTCGAGATCGATTTTAATCCCATTCTCTCAAGGCGTTCTACTTCCATTCCGTTGTGAACGATATCGCCCAAACAATACAATTGTTTCGATTCCTTCAACTCATCCTCTGCTGCTTTGATTGCGTTGATCACGCCAAAACAAAATCCCGATCTTCTATCTATCTCAACAATCATTTTTCTTCAGTAATTTCTTTTACTTTCTTAACGGCCCAGTCCAATTGTTGTTCGCGCGTTAGTTCACTATTATCAAGAATAAGCGCGTCGTTGGCTTGTTTTAAGGGACTTACGGCGCGTGTAGAATCGATCTTATCGCGTCCTTCAACATTTGCCAGAATCTCATCGAAACTAACGTTGTCACCTTTTTCAGTGAGTTCAAGGTAGCGACGCTGCGCACGAATTTCGGGCGAGGCGGTCATAAATATCTTTAGCTCGGCATCGGGGAAAACAACTGTGCCAATATCGCGGCCATCCATTACAATGCCTTTGTTTTTGCCGTTTTCGCGTTGCTGGCGCACCATTTCGTGGCGCACTTCGGCAATGGTACTAATCGGGCTTACATTCTCCGAAACTGCCAACTGCCGAATCTCGTCCTCCACGTTTTCGCCATTCAGGAAAGTAGTGTTTTTCCCGGCTTCTTCATCCCATTTAAAAGTGATTTTTATGTCTTTCAAACTATCAATTACTTTTTGCGTGTCGGGAATTTTATCTTCAATCCATCCGTTACGAAGGGCAACCAGCGTTACCACACGATACATGGCCCCGGTGTCGATATAAACGTAGCCCAAGCGCTGGGCAAGTGACTTTGCCATGGTGCTTTTACCGCAAGACGAATGGCCATCGATGGCGATGATAATCTTTCTTTCGTTCATGTTTCTTTAGGAATTTGAAGCAAAGATGGGGAAATTTTAATTAAGATTCAATTGTCTGTTTTTAGAAATTATTGTTCAGGTTAACCGACACTGAAAACAGGTTTGATGAGCCGGCCAAATGGAAGCGGGAAATGGCATAATCAAAATGAAAACGTTTGATTTTTAATCCAAATCCGGCAGAAAAGCCAACGGTTGAAGCCTTGTCGTCGAATTTTAATTCCTGACGACGCTGGTAATTATAGCCAACTCGTAAGGTAAAATTCTCCGAAGGAAGTATTTCTGCTCCCAACACCAAATGGCGCATGGTTTGTTTTGCAAAACTCTCTTCGCGCTGGTGGATCGTTTCGCCGTTAAATTCCTTTTCTTCATCGCTTGAGGCCAAGTCCCAATGGTTAAGGTGCTGCAAGGTGGCCGAAAAAATTAAAGGAGCATGTTGCAAACGCCTACTTATTCCGGCCTGAATATTTAGCGGAATACGCTCTTTGTCGGCTCCATCGTAGTAGGTTGAAATCTGTGTTCCGATATTGCGAAATACCAGTGCTACGTTGGTATAGCCGTCTTTACTGGCAAAGCTGGCGCCCAAATCGGCAGCAATTCCAAACGATTGATAAGTTTCGAAAGAGGATAAAATGGGTTTTACATTTATACCGTAATTCAGTCGTTTGTAGCTGTTCGAATAAATGAGGTTAAGGGCGTATTCTGCCGCTTTAAAAGTGGCGCCGGTTAGTTCTCCGGCTTCCGTAGCTTCGTCAAACTGTCCGTAATTTATATAGTGCATTCCCACGGCAAAATTGCCAATTCCGTTGTAGGTCTTGGCGTATGAGGCATAACCATAATTTACATCGGCAAGATAATTTACGTAATTCACCAAAACACGGTTGTCCATATCTTCGTGCAGTAGTGCCGGATTGGTGTAAGGCAGGTTCAGGTCGCTTGAATCGTAAATGGCAATTTGAGTACCTCCCAAAGCTGCAATACGTGCCGAGTTGGTGAGCTCCAGAAACTGGTAAGTGTATTCACCACCTATCTGTGCTTTCCCGGTTAAGAATAATAAGCTGAATAAAATTAATACGTATATTTTTCGCTTCATGCGCGATTGTCATTTTTTCTAAAACGCCAAAGGTATTTAATTATTATTACAGGGAAAACAGATTGTTGAAATTATACAAGTGGATGCCACTGCGCTATGTTAGTGGAAGTCTCTCCGGCCAAATGTCAGGCAATTCCCCGCTAAATCCCATTTCCGGCAGATTATCTATCAAACTCATTTCTTCCTGAGTTAGTTCAAAATCGAACAACTCCAGATTGTCAAGAATCCGCTCGTTTGTGGTTGATTTTGGAATAACAATAACATCGTGTTGTGTAATCCAGCGCAAACAAACTTTTGCGATGGATTGCTGATGGTTTTTTGCAATTTGCTGCAAGGTTTCGTTATCGAAAACGCGTCCGCGTGCCAGTGGCGACCAGGCTTCAATGGCAATGTTATGTTTTTTACAAAAAGCCGTTAATTCCGGTTGCCAGTAGCCCGGGTGAAACTCAATTTGGTTAACAGCGGGTTTTACATTGGCGGTTTTAAACAATGCATCAAAATGTTCTTGCCAGAAATTACTTACCCCAATCGATTTAATCTTTCCTTCGGCTTGCAGCTCTTCCATGGCGCGCCAGGTGTCGGCATTGGCATTCTGCCAGTCGTTATAGTTTCGCGAGTTTGCCGGCCAGTGAATCAGGTACAGGTCGATATAATCGAGATCCAACTTTTTTAATGATTTTTCCAGCTCTCTCTTGGTTGATTCATATCCCAGGTAATCACGCCACAATTTAGTGGTTACAATAACTTCTTCGCGCGGAACACCACTGGCTTTTATTCCTTTGCCAACGGCTTCTTCGTTAAAGTAAAAGGCAGCCGTGTCAATTAATCGATAACCATTTTGCAAGGCAAAACTTACTGCCTCAATTCCTTCTTGCTCGTTTGATTTATAAGTGCCAAAACCAATAATTGGTAGCTTGTTCCCGTCGTTTAAAAGTAAGTTCTTCATAATCTGTATATCGTGCAGTGTTCGTGTTTTTGCTAAAGTTAGAGATTTTCTGCTGGTTTTCTTCATACATTTTTAAACTCTTGCATTTTTTGGCTAATTGAGAGGCCTTAGTTGCTGAAAACTAAAAAGATGATGTATAACATGAACGCTAATTGGCTTTACGCTGCGATATATGAGAAATACAATTGAACATTAAAATTTTTATTGCTAATTTTAGTGCTGTCCAACTAATAAACCAAAAACAGACCAATGCGCAATCCTTTAACAGCGTTGTCTCTTTACTTAATTTTAGCTCAAAGTTTGTTGGCGCAAAACAGTCAGAGTTTTGATACTAATGCCTCTCCTCAGGGCTTTCAGAAATTGTATGTACAAACCGACCGTGAAATTTATTTTCTTGGCGATACCATTTGGTTGAGTGTCTACCTGCTGAACGGGAAAACTCATGCTCCGGTAAGCAACGATCAGAACTTGTATGTTGATTTAATCGATTCAAGTGGAGCGATCTTAAAATCCGGGATATTTCCTGTTTATAAGGGATTTGGGGAAGGAAATATTCCAATTGTTGATTCGCTGCTTACCGGAAACATTATTTTCAGGGCTTACACCAATTACCTCCGAAACTTTGGCGATGACTGTTTCTTTTACAAATCGCTAGCTATTGAGCGGACCAAAAATTCATTTGAAATTGAAGCGCAGCTGCAGACTGAAACGAATAGAGATATGAACCCACTTGTTCGCTTTTTTCCTGAAGGAGGTATTTTGCTGGAGCACACACCGAACGTTATTGGCGTGAAAATTACCGGCAGAAATGGCGAAAGTATTCACACTAACGGAGTGGTGTTGAATAAAGACAAAAAAACGGTTGCTCACTTTGAAACCAACTATAAAGGCTTGGGAAGGTTTGATTTTTACCCGAACAGCGGAGAGGAATATACCGTTGTATTAAATGCTTTCCCAAAAGTAAAAGTACAGTTTTGGGAAGCAGAAAAAGAAGGAATAAAACTGCAGTTGTATAACAACACCGAAGATCTTTTACATGTTGGAATTTTAAGCAACTCAAAAAATTATCAGCGCCAAAAATATACGCTGGCGTGTATGAATCGGGGAGAAGTAATTTTCTACAAAAAAGTACGACCTACCCAAAACGACTTTAGCGTAAAAATTGAGAAGGATAAATTTGGTGCCGGGATAAACCGCCTGGTGCTGTTAAACGAAGATTTAAACCCGGTTTCTGAGCGCCTGTATTTTAACGGCATAATTGAAACAAATCCCATCAATATTGATCTGTCGGATTCGGTTTTTTCAAACCGCAGTTTGGCCGAAATTCATCTTATTCCGGATAAAAAATTTCTTACTGACAGTGCACGGCTTTCTATTGCGGTTGTTGACGAAAATAGTTTGAATGCTTTTGGTGAATCACAAACCCTGTTGTCGCAGTTGTATCTTGATGCTGAACTTATTGGGCGCATTGAATCGCCGGCTGACTATTTTAACGATGATGCGGAAATTTCTGCCGAACAGAAACTCAATCTGCTGATGTTAACACACGGCTGGAGCAACTACATCTGGAATAAAATTGCAGACCTGGATGAGGAAGAATTTACTTACCCTGTAACGGCAGGTTTTACTATCGGCGGCTATGTAACTAACCTATGGAATAAAAAGCGGGTGCCCGACAGCGAAGTCCTGCTTATGGTGCAAAACGACAGTTTATATACCGCGTGGGAAACTACCGATGCCGATGGCCGATTTGTTTTTGAGCACATAAACCTGGCCGATTCAGCAGCAGTAACCTTGCAGGCGCGAAAAAGTAACGAAAGTGAAAATACACGAGTAACAATTGAGCCGTTGACAACTGTTTCTGCGAATTTTAATCCGAACAAATTCAAACTGTATTCGGAGCGAAATCGCATCCCGCTTGAACTCTATAGGCAAAATTATTATGCGAGTATGGCCGAAAAGGAATTCGAACCAGAAAAAGATGTGATACTAATTGACGAAGTGGAAGTTAGTGCAAATGCACCGGAGCAGGAGGAAGTAAAATTTTCGCAGATTTATTCGGAACCTGATATAATGATAAAACCAACGGAGGGAGATTTTATGGCGTATAGTTTAGAGGTTTTCCTGTTTGAAAAAGCGCCCACATTTTTTGGGAATCGTATGCCTAAGTCAATGTTTGCAGGAACAAAGCCTTTGATTTATGTTGATGGATCTCCTTGGGAAGATCCTTATATGCCTTTTCCGCCCTTGTCTGTAGCGAGTATTGACCGTGTTGATATAATTAGCACGCACAATCCAACAGGAATGGCATTACTAGGTGTCAGAGGGTCGAATGGTGCGATTTTTATTTATACCAAACGTGGCGCCCCGGATGAGGTGCGTGAAAAATATTTGAAAGGGGTGATCAAGCAAAAGATTAAAGGTTTTTCGAAATACCGGGAGTTTTATTCGCCAATTTATACTGCCGAAAACAGGAATTCAGAACGGCCGGATTACCGAACTACGTTGTACTGGAATCCTTCGGTGAAACTTACTAATGGAGTGGCGAATGTTTCTTTTTTCACATCGGATGATATTGCCCGCTACAAAGTTTTAGTGGAAGGGATTACTACCAGCGGCACCGTTTGTTTTGGCGAAATAAGTTTTGAAGTCACTCCAGATGCAGATAAGTCAGAAAGCTTACGGGAATAACTTTTAGAAATTTTCCTTCTTCAGCTCTTCAAAAACTTCCAGCACCACCGGGCAGGTTTCGCAGTTTTTATGCGACAGGTCAAGAATCTGATAAAAACGTTTACGGTCGGTGTGCGGGTATTCGCGGCAGGCTTTTGGGCGGCTTTCGTACACCATACAATAGTTGTCGGACATCAGAAAAGGGCAGGGGTGTTCCTTAAAAACATAGTCGCCGTCTTCGTCAATTCGTATGTATTGCTCCGTAAAATCGGGCAATTTCATTTTCAGGTGTTTGGCCAGTCGCTCAATGTCTTTAACTATAAGGCGTGGGCCAATAGTTTTGCAGCAGTTGGCACAATCTAAGCAATCAAAATTATCAAACGCTTCGTAATGTAGCTCATGCACCACATCGTCAAGTCGCTTTGGCTTTTTCTTTTTTAGCTTTTTCAGCAAAACGCTGGTTTCCGGCCTGCTTTTGTCGGTTAGCAGTTTTAATTCTTCTGGTGTTTTGTAGTTGATGTTCATTTTGGTAGCCATTATTTCCGATGAATTTCTACACCTTTTTTGCGACCGTTGATTCCTCTTTTCTTTATCTGCGAAAGGAAAAGTCCGGTAACAACCACAATAATCCCAATTATTTGCTGAACGCTCAATTCATCTTTTAAAATAAAATAGGCCATTACTGCCACAAATACCGGTATAAGATTTATAAATGTATTGGCACGCGTAACTCCCAGCACGCGTAAACTTTTGGTAAAAAACACAAAGGCCAGTGTAGATGAAAATACCGCCAGCAGTATTATCGCCCTGAAAGCTTGAGGGTGAAATGGTGTCTGCATGAAATCCTGAAAATCGATGCTTAGCCAAATGGGAAGAAACAACAACACCCCAATAATATTTTGATAGGCAATAATCGTTAAGGTATTGTAATCCGATGTTAGTTTTTTGAGTATGAGTGCAAAACCAATGGCTGCAATAACTGCCATCGATTCGAGCGCAACACCCAGCGGCGATGCCTCAAAACCAAATTGTCCGTTCATTACTACCAGTCCAACGCCAAAAAAGGAGAACATGATTCCGA
It contains:
- a CDS encoding DMT family transporter, with the protein product MKNKDLLAILSALAAVFFWSFSFVWFKIAFLAYKPITVVLFRLAISAILIIIMALSVRQLQKIKKEDYKWFFFMAFFEPFLYFLGESYGLQYVSSTVAAVIVATIPLFTPIATWIFYKEKVKLMTVIGIMFSFFGVGLVVMNGQFGFEASPLGVALESMAVIAAIGFALILKKLTSDYNTLTIIAYQNIIGVLLFLPIWLSIDFQDFMQTPFHPQAFRAIILLAVFSSTLAFVFFTKSLRVLGVTRANTFINLIPVFVAVMAYFILKDELSVQQIIGIIVVVTGLFLSQIKKRGINGRKKGVEIHRK
- a CDS encoding YkgJ family cysteine cluster protein; this translates as MATKMNINYKTPEELKLLTDKSRPETSVLLKKLKKKKPKRLDDVVHELHYEAFDNFDCLDCANCCKTIGPRLIVKDIERLAKHLKMKLPDFTEQYIRIDEDGDYVFKEHPCPFLMSDNYCMVYESRPKACREYPHTDRKRFYQILDLSHKNCETCPVVLEVFEELKKENF